The proteins below come from a single Isoptericola dokdonensis DS-3 genomic window:
- a CDS encoding S8 family serine peptidase: protein MHQSRPPGRRRAAWTVATLTAAALLTGPLTAAADTAGPLADSPKVDPALASAVSDGAEATFFVVLKDQADLAAPRAKRSHAAKAEAAYDELREHAASSQKSLTAFLDRKKVGHEDFWIANTVQVTGDADLVAELSKRSDVASVVPEQTYYLDATEASPAGDVESERATTAAAPEWGVADINADDVWAQYEDRGEGIVIANIDSGVQYDHPDLVGTYRGNDGDGTFTHDYNFYDPTGTCTDGPCDNNGHGTHTMGTMVGANGIGVAPGATWIAAKGCEARSCSDASLLKAGQWILAPTDAEGLNPRPDLAPNIVNNSWGGGRTTFYQDIVEAWNAVGIFEAFAAGNSGDGATCSTTESPGAQAPAYGVGAYDVTGTIADFSGFGPSPVDGSAKPNIAAPGVNVRSTVPGSAYQANNGTSMATPHVAGAVALLWAASPALIGDIAGTRELLDAGARDVDDTHCGGTAAMNNVWGEGKLDVLASVELAPRTAGTLTGTVKEKGTGTPLEGVTVTAENAAGVRSVVTGPDGTYRLNLVPGTYDVTMRGYGYATRTFTGIEVTDGATTKRGAQLAATAQHAVTGTVLDVTGAPLAGATVQVEGAPLAAVTTGADGSFQVPAVAEGDYALVATPAEPVLCNGTSRTDLTVDGAEARTVQLPAKADFFGNSCTPVEYSWVKGASTVALSGDEDAATISLPFWVSLYGVDYSSASVTTNGLVNFLSPRLGDYENTALPEAAAPNGVVAPFWDDLMLDKRSSVQTATKGKAGNRTFAIVWNKAVLVDDGGRVTFEVLFHEASGDVTFQYQSVPGSGASATVGIENQTGADALQYSFDQPVLTDGSAIRITPGA, encoded by the coding sequence ATGCACCAGTCCCGACCCCCCGGGCGCCGCCGCGCCGCGTGGACGGTGGCCACGCTCACCGCGGCCGCCCTGCTGACCGGGCCGCTGACCGCGGCCGCCGACACCGCCGGCCCCCTCGCCGACAGCCCGAAGGTCGACCCCGCCCTCGCGAGCGCCGTCTCCGACGGTGCCGAGGCGACCTTCTTCGTCGTCCTGAAGGACCAGGCCGACCTGGCCGCGCCGCGCGCGAAGCGGTCCCACGCGGCGAAGGCGGAGGCCGCCTACGACGAGCTGCGCGAGCACGCCGCGTCCAGCCAGAAGTCCCTGACGGCCTTCCTGGACCGCAAGAAGGTCGGGCACGAGGACTTCTGGATCGCCAACACGGTCCAGGTGACCGGCGACGCCGACCTGGTCGCCGAGCTGTCGAAGCGGTCGGACGTCGCGTCGGTCGTCCCGGAGCAGACCTACTACCTGGACGCCACGGAGGCGTCGCCCGCCGGCGACGTGGAGTCCGAACGGGCGACCACCGCCGCCGCCCCGGAGTGGGGCGTCGCGGACATCAACGCGGACGACGTGTGGGCGCAGTACGAGGACCGTGGCGAGGGCATCGTCATCGCCAACATCGACTCCGGCGTGCAGTACGACCACCCGGACCTCGTGGGGACCTACCGCGGCAACGACGGTGACGGCACGTTCACCCACGACTACAACTTCTACGACCCGACGGGCACCTGCACCGACGGGCCGTGCGACAACAACGGCCACGGCACCCACACGATGGGCACGATGGTCGGCGCGAACGGCATCGGCGTCGCGCCCGGCGCCACGTGGATCGCCGCGAAGGGGTGCGAGGCGCGGTCCTGCTCGGACGCCTCGCTGCTCAAGGCCGGCCAGTGGATCCTTGCCCCGACCGACGCCGAGGGCCTGAACCCGCGCCCGGACCTGGCGCCGAACATCGTCAACAACTCGTGGGGCGGCGGCCGGACGACGTTCTACCAGGACATCGTCGAGGCCTGGAACGCCGTCGGGATCTTCGAGGCGTTCGCCGCGGGCAACTCCGGCGACGGCGCCACCTGCTCGACGACGGAGTCGCCGGGTGCGCAGGCTCCCGCCTACGGGGTCGGCGCGTACGACGTCACGGGAACCATCGCGGACTTCTCCGGCTTCGGTCCGTCGCCCGTCGACGGCTCCGCCAAGCCGAACATCGCCGCACCGGGCGTGAACGTGCGCTCCACCGTCCCGGGCTCCGCCTACCAGGCGAACAACGGGACCTCCATGGCGACGCCGCACGTCGCCGGTGCCGTGGCACTGCTGTGGGCGGCGTCCCCGGCGCTCATCGGTGACATCGCCGGGACCCGCGAGCTGCTGGACGCCGGTGCCCGCGACGTCGACGACACGCACTGCGGCGGCACCGCCGCCATGAACAACGTCTGGGGCGAGGGCAAGCTCGACGTGCTCGCGTCGGTCGAGCTCGCGCCGCGGACGGCCGGCACCCTGACGGGCACCGTCAAGGAGAAGGGCACGGGCACGCCGCTGGAGGGCGTCACCGTCACGGCCGAGAACGCGGCGGGCGTGCGCTCCGTCGTCACGGGGCCCGACGGCACCTACCGCCTCAACCTGGTGCCGGGCACCTACGACGTCACGATGCGCGGCTACGGCTACGCCACCCGGACCTTCACCGGCATCGAGGTCACGGACGGTGCGACGACGAAGCGCGGCGCGCAGCTCGCCGCGACGGCCCAGCACGCCGTGACCGGCACCGTGCTCGACGTGACGGGAGCGCCGCTGGCCGGTGCGACCGTCCAGGTCGAGGGTGCGCCGCTGGCCGCGGTCACCACCGGCGCCGACGGTTCCTTCCAGGTGCCGGCCGTGGCCGAGGGCGACTACGCGCTCGTCGCGACGCCCGCCGAGCCCGTGCTGTGCAACGGCACCTCCCGCACCGACCTCACGGTCGACGGGGCGGAGGCCCGCACGGTGCAGCTCCCCGCCAAGGCCGACTTCTTCGGCAACTCCTGCACGCCGGTGGAGTACTCCTGGGTCAAGGGCGCCTCCACGGTCGCGCTCAGCGGCGACGAGGACGCGGCGACGATCTCGCTGCCGTTCTGGGTGAGCCTGTACGGCGTCGACTACTCCAGCGCGTCCGTCACGACCAACGGTCTGGTGAACTTCCTGTCCCCGCGGCTCGGCGACTACGAGAACACCGCCCTGCCGGAGGCCGCCGCCCCCAACGGCGTCGTCGCCCCGTTCTGGGACGACCTGATGCTCGACAAGAGGTCCAGCGTGCAGACGGCCACGAAGGGCAAGGCGGGGAACCGCACCTTCGCGATCGTGTGGAACAAGGCGGTGCTGGTCGACGACGGCGGGCGCGTCACGTTCGAGGTCCTCTTCCACGAGGCCTCCGGCGACGTCACGTTCCAGTACCAGTCCGTGCCGGGATCCGGCGCGTCGGCCACCGTCGGCATCGAGAACCAGACCGGTGCCGACGCCCTCCAGTACTCGTTCGACCAGCCCGTCCTGACCGACGGCTCGGCGATCCGCATCACCCCGGGAGCCTGA
- a CDS encoding FG-GAP-like repeat-containing protein codes for MRNPRTGRAAQLASTLVAASLVLAAAPQVATAADDETLTLSTTEAEALADRLGAVVYGGQDALETIEAETGVSLDAADAPSAAAADAGAGATADVDPTTPVTFTATSSLEGARGLGVTLPAAGQKYFTLHSLGQVQLSRPDGSAVWQRTATSLIADWGVKPVRVWEREIYPPQVLMGYNAVSPFTPTSDAGYDTGDLTGDGTPDVVFSAAFGMNPPTGVTLPGSTMRAGTIVTVLDGATGTMAWSKVYPFAALAQVVGDTLLVGDAPRQNQYAPAAATATLTGIRFTSADGVLTPVSTWTYDTGLTSAATWGDVEDLGDGRVAVSWNQRRTDTTPAAGRTLVLDTADGSVVWRTDAGLYGRQLHLDGARGRVVALEQADTSDAVRYAIVAYDVATGERTVLSTRENALATAMTVGNAAQGKGTEYVVSESTLDANLYLNSSTVRVLDGKDGATVRWTSTTKRGADNHGDAPSTWSLDAAGGMLVATSQDDTGMSTADNPGGLRYGTVTGYTDAGKVRWQHEGTEASPVFQQVYRSGGTDHVRVVDQGQNVRTYTVAQGKEKSLVPLQGDLSSGQAVDLDGDGKDDVVAGGSSRGVWAWKGTSLVKGAPKELWRATVPGEVHDVETGDVNGDGRPEVVVAADTATVVLDGATGNVLTTIDGGGQYVRSVTVADVDGDGKDEVVVPTDALRVHNARGKLLWVYEAPAEAGDVVFSDAVTGDGRVYVQYSEVGALAVADAVENGVALDGRTGAELWTADPVAPASAADGKLHGALLRNAVFASPNIPYADGHAVAYTWIASMAPNAADTSALPSPRVVVEIRDGRTGELLRQEATGSPWSHDNFFIDGPGDPLYALSFGTLRGFGADGADTSSSVVSPLRGVEFITGPGGRKLLAGGTEGGVGAWDPSVLTTGWSFQNGVGTGSASGGRSYLAGDLDGDGGDELVSLNFDSHGYDRMAQSLGSRVLSLDDSTHKMVTFKLS; via the coding sequence ATGAGAAACCCTCGAACCGGGCGGGCCGCGCAGCTCGCCTCCACCCTCGTCGCCGCGAGCCTCGTGCTCGCCGCGGCACCGCAGGTGGCCACGGCCGCCGACGACGAGACGCTCACCCTCAGCACCACCGAGGCCGAGGCGCTCGCCGACCGACTGGGCGCCGTGGTCTACGGCGGCCAGGACGCCCTCGAGACGATCGAGGCCGAGACCGGTGTCTCCCTCGACGCGGCGGACGCACCGTCCGCCGCCGCAGCGGACGCGGGCGCGGGCGCGACCGCTGACGTCGACCCGACCACGCCCGTGACGTTCACGGCGACGTCGTCCCTGGAGGGGGCGCGCGGCCTCGGCGTCACGCTGCCCGCGGCGGGCCAGAAGTACTTCACGCTGCACAGCCTCGGCCAGGTCCAGCTGAGCAGGCCCGACGGCAGCGCGGTCTGGCAGCGCACGGCCACGTCGCTCATCGCCGACTGGGGCGTCAAGCCGGTCCGCGTGTGGGAGAGGGAGATCTACCCGCCGCAGGTCCTCATGGGCTACAACGCCGTGAGCCCGTTCACGCCGACCTCCGACGCGGGCTACGACACCGGCGACCTCACCGGCGACGGCACCCCGGACGTCGTGTTCTCGGCGGCCTTCGGCATGAACCCGCCGACCGGCGTCACGCTGCCGGGCTCAACGATGCGGGCCGGCACGATCGTCACCGTCCTCGACGGTGCGACCGGGACGATGGCCTGGTCGAAGGTGTACCCCTTCGCCGCGCTGGCGCAGGTCGTCGGCGACACCCTGCTCGTCGGCGACGCCCCGCGGCAGAACCAGTACGCGCCCGCCGCGGCGACCGCGACCCTCACCGGCATCCGCTTCACGTCCGCCGACGGCGTGCTCACCCCGGTGTCCACGTGGACGTACGACACGGGTCTGACCTCCGCGGCGACCTGGGGCGACGTCGAGGACCTCGGTGACGGCCGCGTCGCCGTCTCCTGGAACCAGCGCCGGACGGACACGACCCCGGCGGCGGGCCGCACGCTCGTGCTCGACACCGCCGACGGCTCCGTCGTCTGGCGCACCGACGCCGGCCTGTACGGCCGCCAGCTCCACCTGGACGGCGCCCGCGGCCGGGTCGTCGCCCTCGAGCAGGCCGACACCTCCGACGCCGTGCGGTACGCGATCGTCGCCTACGACGTGGCGACGGGCGAGCGCACCGTGCTCAGCACCCGCGAGAACGCGCTCGCCACGGCCATGACCGTGGGGAACGCCGCCCAGGGCAAGGGCACCGAGTACGTCGTCAGCGAGTCGACGCTCGACGCGAACCTCTACCTCAACTCGTCGACGGTCCGGGTCCTGGACGGCAAGGACGGCGCCACCGTCCGGTGGACCTCGACGACGAAGCGCGGCGCGGACAACCACGGGGACGCCCCGAGCACGTGGAGCCTCGACGCCGCGGGCGGCATGCTGGTCGCCACGTCCCAGGACGACACGGGCATGTCCACCGCCGACAACCCGGGCGGCCTGCGCTACGGCACCGTCACCGGCTACACGGACGCCGGCAAGGTCCGCTGGCAGCACGAGGGCACCGAGGCCTCCCCGGTGTTCCAGCAGGTGTACCGCTCCGGCGGCACCGACCACGTCCGCGTGGTCGACCAGGGCCAGAACGTCCGCACCTACACGGTGGCCCAGGGCAAGGAGAAGAGCCTCGTCCCGCTGCAGGGCGACCTGAGCTCCGGCCAGGCCGTGGACCTCGACGGTGACGGGAAGGACGACGTCGTCGCCGGTGGCAGCTCGCGCGGCGTGTGGGCCTGGAAGGGCACCTCGCTCGTCAAGGGCGCGCCGAAGGAGCTGTGGCGGGCGACGGTTCCCGGCGAGGTGCACGACGTCGAGACCGGCGACGTGAACGGTGACGGACGACCCGAGGTGGTCGTGGCCGCCGACACCGCGACGGTCGTCCTCGACGGCGCCACCGGCAACGTCCTCACCACGATCGACGGCGGTGGGCAGTACGTCCGCTCCGTCACCGTGGCCGACGTGGACGGCGACGGCAAGGACGAGGTGGTCGTCCCGACCGACGCGCTGCGCGTCCACAACGCCCGCGGCAAGCTGCTGTGGGTCTACGAGGCCCCCGCCGAGGCCGGCGACGTCGTCTTCTCCGACGCGGTCACCGGTGACGGCCGCGTGTACGTCCAGTACTCCGAGGTCGGTGCGCTCGCCGTGGCCGACGCCGTGGAGAACGGCGTCGCGCTGGACGGGAGGACGGGCGCGGAGCTCTGGACGGCCGACCCGGTCGCCCCCGCGAGCGCGGCCGACGGCAAGCTGCACGGCGCGCTGCTGCGCAACGCCGTGTTCGCGTCGCCGAACATCCCGTACGCCGACGGTCACGCCGTCGCCTACACCTGGATCGCGAGCATGGCGCCGAACGCGGCCGACACGTCCGCCCTCCCCAGCCCGAGGGTCGTCGTCGAGATCCGCGACGGTCGCACCGGCGAGCTGCTCCGCCAGGAGGCCACCGGCAGCCCGTGGTCGCACGACAACTTCTTCATCGACGGCCCGGGCGACCCGCTGTACGCGCTGAGCTTCGGCACCCTGCGGGGCTTCGGCGCCGACGGCGCCGACACGTCCAGCTCGGTGGTCTCCCCGCTGCGCGGCGTGGAGTTCATCACCGGGCCGGGCGGCCGCAAGCTGCTCGCCGGCGGGACCGAGGGCGGCGTCGGGGCGTGGGACCCGTCGGTCCTCACCACCGGGTGGTCGTTCCAGAACGGCGTCGGCACGGGCAGCGCGTCCGGCGGGCGCAGCTACCTCGCCGGGGACCTCGACGGGGACGGCGGCGACGAGCTGGTCTCGCTCAACTTCGACAGCCACGGGTACGACCGCATGGCCCAGTCCCTGGGCAGCCGCGTGCTGTCGCTGGACGACTCCACCCACAAGATGGTGACGTTCAAGCTCTCCTGA
- a CDS encoding ATP-binding protein, translating to MTARPATGAAPGGPSPAPLLRLHLLGGFRVTRDGGPELPERWPRPGARALVKLLAVVPDHRLHREQAIDVCWPDADPSAAVGSLRVALHAARHAIEPELAPRAASSYLVADGALLRLDPQRVWIDADHAEEVALAALAGGSAADLAAALEEFVGELLPEDRYATWAQARRDRLGALRDQVRLALAAAHLRAGDLASAVARAEQVLADHPAEEPAHQVLIEAYLRQGLRRRAVYQYHACREALDAELGVRPGPETERLHGLALAAAPVGAPSATTPLPAPLRAPDPSPLRGRDTAVDRLGEPAGPPVRVLSGEPGVGKTRLVTEVARRAAADGATVLWGGGHEAEGHTPYGAFAEALDGWLAEQDATARARVGAEHPELAALLPSLGRTDAVRRSPEEERDRLFRATAALLDDLASVRPVLVVLDDLHAADAGSFQLLGHLARHASRNAGRLRFLVTLREEELPEGDARRTGMLSLARAGLAVEEEVARLDRDACLAVAADVTGPAGGDPDHLARVWELSLGNPLFAAELARAGGRDDVPGTPGSGTETEPGDAGATPAGVRRVVAERLGRLDGDARRVVEALAVAGADAALTEVLDVAASGLHPPLTGAAAADAVERALAAAVVEERAVVVGGRTETGLAFRHPLVRLTCYERLSGVRRRLLHAAYARTVLRRRPDDVDTLAGHLARADDPRAAEYLRRAAERAAALYANDTADRYYRDLVARLDADAARARLDHAQVLRRMGQFDQAADVLRPALAELSRRGDDDGAVLAAARLAEMVVRTGDLDHGRQVLDRYAPAAGTAPEPATAHHLSRSALENKQGRYGAALAAADRALAAARGVPGAPGVGLVARAHAQRATNLGLSGRVDEAQAAAAQALPRAEEFGDPTLLGSVLSTCRENARRAGRLTEAVRIGRRALDLVAGSGDPVSAAFERANLAELHLLLGEVDVARTLAEEAVTGAEGEAGWILPYALIALGRVRAATGDPDDAARLYGRAAESAERLADRQAQREASAALSGLDRPSVEPPG from the coding sequence ATGACCGCACGGCCCGCCACCGGCGCGGCGCCCGGAGGTCCCTCCCCGGCGCCGCTCCTGCGCCTGCACCTCCTGGGCGGGTTCCGCGTCACCCGTGACGGCGGCCCCGAGCTGCCGGAGCGGTGGCCGCGGCCCGGCGCACGAGCCCTGGTCAAGCTGCTCGCCGTGGTGCCCGACCACCGCCTGCACCGCGAGCAGGCCATCGACGTGTGCTGGCCCGACGCCGACCCCTCGGCGGCCGTGGGAAGCCTGCGCGTCGCGCTGCACGCGGCCCGGCATGCCATCGAGCCCGAGCTCGCCCCGCGGGCGGCGTCGTCGTACCTGGTGGCGGACGGCGCCCTGCTCCGCCTCGACCCGCAGCGCGTGTGGATCGACGCCGACCACGCCGAGGAGGTCGCGCTGGCCGCGCTCGCCGGCGGGTCCGCCGCCGACCTCGCCGCGGCGCTCGAGGAGTTCGTCGGTGAGCTGCTGCCCGAGGACCGGTACGCCACCTGGGCACAGGCCCGCCGCGACCGGCTCGGAGCGTTGCGCGACCAGGTGCGGCTCGCGCTCGCGGCCGCCCACCTGCGCGCCGGGGACCTCGCGTCCGCGGTCGCCCGCGCCGAGCAGGTGCTCGCCGACCACCCGGCGGAGGAGCCCGCCCACCAGGTGCTCATCGAGGCGTACCTCCGCCAGGGCCTGCGCCGCCGCGCCGTGTACCAGTACCACGCGTGCCGGGAGGCGCTCGACGCTGAGCTCGGCGTCCGGCCGGGCCCCGAGACGGAGCGGCTCCACGGGCTCGCGCTGGCGGCCGCGCCGGTCGGGGCACCGTCCGCCACGACGCCCCTGCCGGCACCGCTGCGGGCACCCGATCCCTCCCCGCTGCGCGGCCGGGACACCGCCGTGGACCGGCTCGGCGAACCCGCCGGACCGCCCGTCCGGGTGCTGTCGGGCGAGCCCGGCGTCGGCAAGACCCGGCTCGTCACCGAGGTGGCGCGGCGTGCGGCCGCCGACGGCGCGACGGTCCTGTGGGGAGGGGGGCACGAGGCCGAGGGGCACACGCCCTACGGGGCGTTCGCGGAAGCCCTCGACGGCTGGCTGGCCGAGCAGGACGCCACCGCGCGCGCCCGGGTCGGGGCGGAGCACCCCGAGCTCGCCGCGCTCCTGCCGTCGCTCGGCCGGACCGACGCCGTCCGGCGCAGCCCGGAGGAGGAGCGCGACCGGCTCTTCCGCGCCACCGCGGCCCTGCTGGACGACCTCGCGTCCGTCCGCCCCGTGCTCGTCGTGCTGGACGACCTGCACGCCGCCGACGCGGGCTCGTTCCAGCTGCTCGGCCACCTCGCACGGCACGCCTCCCGCAACGCCGGCCGGCTGCGGTTCCTCGTCACCCTGCGCGAGGAGGAGCTGCCCGAGGGTGACGCCCGCCGGACGGGGATGCTGTCCCTCGCCCGCGCCGGGCTCGCCGTCGAGGAGGAGGTCGCGCGCCTCGACCGGGACGCCTGCCTGGCCGTCGCCGCCGACGTGACCGGGCCTGCCGGCGGCGACCCCGACCACCTCGCGCGGGTGTGGGAGCTCTCGCTCGGCAACCCGCTGTTCGCCGCCGAGCTCGCCAGGGCCGGCGGCCGGGACGACGTGCCCGGCACGCCGGGCAGCGGCACCGAGACGGAACCCGGCGACGCCGGCGCGACCCCCGCCGGGGTCCGGCGCGTCGTCGCGGAACGGCTGGGACGGCTCGACGGCGACGCCCGCCGCGTCGTCGAGGCCCTCGCGGTCGCCGGCGCCGACGCCGCGCTCACCGAGGTGCTCGACGTCGCCGCGTCCGGGCTGCACCCGCCGCTCACCGGAGCGGCCGCCGCCGACGCGGTGGAGCGCGCGCTCGCCGCCGCGGTCGTCGAGGAACGGGCCGTCGTCGTCGGCGGGCGCACCGAGACCGGGCTCGCGTTCCGGCACCCGCTCGTGCGCCTCACCTGCTACGAGCGCCTCAGCGGCGTCCGGCGGCGGCTGCTCCACGCGGCGTACGCCCGCACCGTGCTGCGCCGCCGGCCCGACGACGTGGACACCCTCGCCGGGCACCTCGCCCGCGCCGACGACCCCCGCGCCGCCGAGTACCTGCGCCGGGCCGCGGAACGCGCCGCCGCGCTGTACGCCAACGACACCGCCGACCGCTACTACCGCGACCTCGTCGCCCGCCTCGACGCCGACGCCGCGCGGGCCCGGCTGGACCACGCGCAGGTGCTGCGCCGCATGGGGCAGTTCGACCAGGCCGCCGACGTGCTGCGACCCGCGCTCGCCGAGCTCTCCCGGCGGGGCGACGACGACGGCGCGGTCCTCGCCGCGGCCCGCCTCGCCGAGATGGTCGTCCGCACGGGCGACCTCGACCACGGCCGCCAGGTGCTGGACCGGTACGCGCCCGCGGCCGGGACCGCGCCCGAGCCCGCCACCGCGCACCACCTGTCCCGTTCGGCCCTGGAGAACAAGCAGGGTCGGTACGGCGCCGCGCTCGCGGCGGCGGACCGGGCGCTCGCGGCCGCCCGGGGCGTACCGGGCGCACCCGGTGTCGGGCTCGTCGCCCGCGCCCACGCGCAGCGGGCGACCAACCTCGGCCTGTCCGGGCGGGTCGACGAGGCCCAGGCGGCGGCCGCGCAGGCGCTGCCGCGGGCCGAGGAGTTCGGCGACCCCACGCTGCTCGGCAGCGTGCTGTCCACCTGCCGGGAGAACGCCCGCCGCGCCGGGCGGCTCACCGAGGCCGTGCGGATCGGGCGCCGGGCCCTCGACCTGGTGGCCGGATCGGGCGACCCGGTGTCCGCGGCGTTCGAGCGCGCCAACCTCGCCGAGCTGCACCTGCTCCTCGGCGAGGTCGACGTCGCCCGCACGCTCGCCGAGGAGGCCGTGACCGGGGCCGAGGGCGAGGCGGGCTGGATCCTGCCGTACGCGCTGATCGCCCTCGGCCGGGTCCGGGCCGCGACCGGTGACCCGGACGACGCGGCGCGCCTGTACGGGCGGGCCGCGGAGTCCGCCGAGCGGCTCGCCGACCGGCAGGCCCAGCGCGAGGCGAGCGCCGCCCTCTCCGGCCTGGACCGCCCGTCGGTCGAGCCGCCCGGCTGA
- a CDS encoding cold-shock protein gives MPQGTVRWFDTDRGFGFIDLGNGADDLFVHASEIVGDDGPKQLREGQSVEFEVGEGDRGPQARRVRVTGDLAAGAPVGVLGTVAWYEPAKGYGFATTEDGREIFVHSSAIVTGGVIVEGQRVAFLVVDGEKGPQADNLLPLAAEAARPASDGADGTVTWYDDAKGFGFIAPDAGSEDVFVHVKALGRGTTELAEGARVSFDVVAGDKGPNARNVQVVGGHRGARGGADRGRSGRPGASGGPVRGGEGTVSRYDEDRGFGFITPDAGGDDLFVHVSVVRGSEVLEEGDRVRFKVRQSDRGPQADGVEIV, from the coding sequence GTGCCGCAGGGAACAGTCCGATGGTTCGACACCGACCGAGGGTTCGGTTTCATCGACCTCGGGAACGGGGCCGACGACCTGTTCGTCCACGCGTCCGAGATCGTCGGCGACGACGGTCCCAAGCAGCTCCGCGAGGGGCAGTCCGTCGAGTTCGAGGTGGGCGAGGGCGACCGCGGCCCGCAGGCGCGTCGCGTCCGGGTCACGGGTGACCTGGCCGCCGGCGCACCCGTGGGCGTGCTCGGCACCGTCGCCTGGTACGAGCCGGCCAAGGGCTACGGCTTCGCCACGACCGAGGACGGTCGCGAGATCTTCGTGCACAGCTCCGCCATCGTCACCGGCGGCGTGATCGTGGAGGGCCAGCGGGTGGCGTTCCTCGTCGTCGACGGCGAGAAGGGGCCGCAGGCGGACAACCTGCTGCCGCTCGCGGCGGAGGCCGCCCGTCCGGCGTCGGACGGCGCCGACGGCACCGTGACCTGGTACGACGACGCCAAGGGCTTCGGGTTCATCGCCCCCGACGCGGGCAGCGAGGACGTCTTCGTGCACGTCAAGGCGCTCGGCCGGGGCACGACCGAGCTCGCCGAGGGCGCCCGCGTGTCGTTCGACGTCGTCGCCGGCGACAAGGGGCCGAACGCCCGCAACGTGCAGGTCGTCGGCGGACACCGCGGCGCACGCGGGGGCGCGGACCGCGGCCGGTCGGGCCGTCCCGGGGCGTCCGGCGGGCCGGTGCGCGGCGGCGAGGGCACCGTCTCGCGCTACGACGAGGACCGCGGCTTCGGCTTCATCACCCCCGACGCCGGGGGTGACGACCTGTTCGTGCACGTCTCGGTCGTGCGGGGTTCCGAGGTCCTGGAGGAGGGCGACCGCGTCCGCTTCAAGGTGCGCCAGAGCGACCGGGGGCCGCAGGCCGACGGTGTCGAGATCGTGTGA